The following are encoded together in the Parambassis ranga chromosome 20, fParRan2.1, whole genome shotgun sequence genome:
- the bloc1s5 gene encoding biogenesis of lysosome-related organelles complex 1 subunit 5 — MDKIAKDVGEIQSRLLDHRPMVNAETRNFVREFEEKRGHRESRLLENLNKAVVETNEEMLSINVEDMNQQLSDVINRLEAANHMAERVQQRELEAQQSTKLQANMEQLKEEWADFLKEQQRLKEEVDEEHAKAVGELSAQYNEKKKDLAKLALV; from the exons ATGGACAAGATCGCTAAAG ATGTGGGAGAAATCCAGTCCCGGTTGTTGGACCACAGACCCATGGTCAATGCAGAGACCCGCAACTTTGTGAGAGAGTTTGAG gaAAAACGAGGACACAGGGAGAGTAGGCTGCTGGAGAACCTGAATAAAGCGGTGGTGGAAACAAATGAGGAAATGCTGTCCATAAATGTAGAGGACATGAACCAGCAGCTGTCTGATGTCATTAATCGCT TGGAAGCTGCTAATCACATGGCAGAGAGggtccagcagagggagctAGAGGCTCAACAG AGCACCAAGCTGCAAGCAAACATGGAGCAGCTAAAAGAGGAGTGGGCAGACTTcctgaaggagcagcagagattAAAGGAAGAGGTGGATGAGGAGCATGCGAAGGCTGTAGGAGAACTCAGCGCTCAGtacaatgaaaagaaaaaggactTGGCCAAGCTTGCACTTGTCTAA